TTCAATTTGTCTACGGTGCCCCTCAATCTTCAAAGCTGCCAATGGGTCACTTGCACCAGAACCCAATTCTGATTCTTTCGACATTGATTTTTCAACCTTTGCATCAATGGGCTTCCTCATACTGAACTTCCAGAAAATAAGTTTCCCATCTTCAAGTACTGCACTACCTTCCGAACCATGTACTTCTACACGTGCTGGGTGTCCTGGCCAAATAGCCGTGCTACCTTCAATAACACCATAAGCACCGTTTTTAAATTCAAGTGTAGCGGTTGCTAAATCTTCTACTTCTAAACCTTCATGAGCGATACATTGCGTTTGAGCAAAAACCCGCTTTACAGGGCCCATAAACCATAAAAGTAAGTCGATTTGATGTATCCCCTGGTTCATCAAAGCACCACCTCCATCTAATTTCCACGTACCACGCCATGAAGCACTGGCATAGTATTCTTTTGAACGGAACCATTTAATATAGGCATCACCTAATACCAATTTTCCAAAACGATTTTGCTCTATTGCTTGTTTGATCAATCGCGAACCTTCTGCAAACCGACTTTGGAATATACATCCTAATAGAACATTATATTTATCCGCAGATTTAATAATACGGTCAATTCTTTTAGTCGTCACTTCAAGAGGTTTCTCAGATAATATATGTTTTCCAGCTTCCGCACAATTTTCAGCAATTTCTGCCCTTAAACCACTGGGAACACAAATACACACTGCTTGGATATCTTTTCGTTCCAGCATCTTTTTATAATCCGTATACGGCTCTGCATTATATTGATTTGCCAACCGCAAAGCATTCTTTTCCACCACATCAGATACAGCCACTAATCTCGCACAAGGAACCGCTTGTATTGCGGCGGCATGAACAGGACCTATATTACCACAACCAATAATTCCAAAGCCGACTTTCTTCATGATTTATCTCCTTATGTTAAGTTCATTCATAATAACGGCACATTTTTAATCGTGCTATTTATAAAAGGCAAGTATTACACCGTAAATTATATCTATGATATAATACCAAATCCAACCTTGTATATATGATAAAGCCAATGTTAAGGGTATCTTGATGAAATTAGCTGTTCAATTTGGAGCAGGAAATATTGGTCGAGGTTTTTTAGGCCAACTTTTTTACGAAAGTGGTTACCATACTATATTCGTAGATGTGGTGCCAGAATTGGTTCATAATATTAATCAATTAAAAATGTATCCAATAAAAATTGTCGGCGAGACAGAACAAATCATTACAGTACAAAATATTCAAGCTGTTTTACTATCTCAAGTAGACGAGGTGGTAACGTATGTTGAAACTGCTGATATTATTGCTACCGCAGTTGGCGCAAAAGGGGTTGCGGATGTCTCATCAATATTAGCAAAAGGTATTATTAATCGACTAAATAAAACTGAGATAAAACCACTCAATATCATTATTTGTGAGAATCTACCAGAACCGAAACAAACATTTTACAAAGCGATTACATCCCATCTACCCAAAGAATTAATACAGCGATTTGATGAAAATATTGGGTTAGTTGAAGCATCTATTGGGCGAATGGTTCCTATTATTCGTCACGAAGACCTAAAAGAACATCCTTTGTTGATTCGCGTAGAAGAATATTGTGAATTGCCTGTAGATAAAGACGCATTAAAAGGAGAGATTCCAAATATAAAGGGAATGAAATTGTGTCGTCCATTTTCAGCTTATGTACATCGTAAACTGTACGTTCACAATTTAACTCATGCGGTCTGTGCCTATCTTGGGAAACTCAAAAATTATAAGTACATTTGGGAATCGGTAGAGGATGAGACCATTAGAAATATAGCAAAAAAAGCGGGTCTTGAAAGTGCTCAGGCTATTCACAAGTTAGATGGACTACCCTACGAAGAACTCGATCAGTACATTGATGACCTTTTGAAAAGATATAATAATCGTGGGTTAGGAGACCAGATAGAACGTGTTGCTCGGGATCCTATCCGTAAATTAGGCCCAGGTGAAAGGCTTATTGGGCCTGGCATGTATTGCATTAGAGCAGGTATCAACCCTGAACACGTCAGTTTGGGAATTGCAGGTGCAATTTATTATAACGGTGAAGATGAAACCAGCCAAGAATTGATAGAATGTAGAAAAAACTATGGAGATGAATGGGTATTAAAAAATATTTGTAAGATAGACATAATAAATCCTTTATACGAATTAGTAATAAACTCTATACAAAAATTAAAAGATATGAACTTAATAACCCCAAAATAAAAGGAAGACACCGATGTTTGAAGTTAAAATGCCAAAGTTAGGTCAAACTGTTGAAGAAGCAACGATTGTCCAATGGCTAAAAAAGGAAGGTGAACCTGTAAAGGAAGGAGAACCTCTATTTACAGTCCAAACAGATAAAGCAGAAATAGAAGTCGAGTCTCCTACCAGTGGTATCCTTTTGAAAATATTAGTAGAGGCAGGCATTGAAGTCCCTGTTTTATCGGTAATAGCCTTAATTGGAGAAGAGAATGAGGCAATTCCTTCTGAGTATATGAGTGGCAGTCCTTCCGTTCCAACAAAAGAGGCTATCCCATCAGACGAGAAATCACCTCAACAAAAGGAAGAAGTACCGAAGGAAAGTTCAACACAAAAAACAGACACTATTCGTACAGAATCTTATCACTCTGGTAAAGTAATTGCCTCTCCTCGGGCTAAAAAAACTGCAAGTGATGCTAATATCCCATTAGAATTAGTTACTGGTTCAGGTGTAGGCGGTAGAATTATGTCCTCTGATGTCCAAAATGCATTAAGCAACGTGCCAAAAGCCACACCTGTGGCAAAGAAGTTGGCAGAACAAGAAGGTATCGACCTCAGAACCGTGTCTGGAACAGGTCCACATGGAAAAATTACAAAGGAAGATATAGAAAAAGCAAAATTAATACCGAAGAAAGAACCTTCTCCTGTATCTTCCCTTCCTGAAACTCTTCAAAGGATTCCGCTAACTCCGATGCGGAAAATTATTGCTGAACGTATGAGCCAAAGTATCCACATCGCACCTCATTATTACATTACAGTTGAAATCGACATGACAAATGCTAAATCTTTACGCAGTCAACTACCATTTAAAGTTTCTTTTAACGATATTGTCCTATATGCTGTCGTAAGAACACTTAGAGAATTTCCATCTGTTAATGTCCAATGGGGTGGAGATTGTATCATTCAAATGCCTGACATCAATTTAGGTGTAGCGGTAGCATTACCTCAAGGCTTGATTGTGCCTGTGATAAAAAAAGCTCAGGAATTATCACTTGAAGGCTTGTCAAAAGCGGCTAAGGAACTCATTACAAAAGCACAGAATAACAAACTACTTCCGGACGACTACACAGGAAATACCTTTACAGTTTCCAATCTCGGACCTTATGGTGTAGACCATTTTACTGCAATTATAAATCAACCCGACAGTGCCATCCTTGCGGTAGGACAAATAAAAGAACGTCCTACGGTTGTAGACGGTGGCATCTTTATCCGACCCATCATGAAGGTTACTATGTCTTGTGACCATCGTGTCATTGATGGTGCGTTAGGTGGACAATTTATGGGTCGATTCCGTGAAATATTAGAATCAGCAGATTTTATGTAATACTTATATATCCGATAAAAACAACAAGGAGATAGATTATGCCAGATTATGATGTTATCATCGTTGGGGCAGGTCCAGGTGGATATGTTTCCGCTATTCGCAGTGCTCAAAGAGGTGCCAAAACTGCCGTTATCGAAAAAAAATATCTTGGCGGTGTTTGCCTTAATATTGGTTGTATACCTACCAAGACCCTAATTAACACTGCAGGTTTATATCGAAAATTAAAAAAGGCAACTGAATTTGGCATTTCTGTCGAAAATCTTCAATTGGACTTAAATCAATTAAAATTGAGAAAAAACAAAGTTATTTCCCTAAATACAGGTGGTATCGAACGTCTCTTCAAATCATACAACATCGATTGGATTAAAGGTGAAGCAATTATCAATAAACCTAATGAAGTCGATGTTGAAGGGAAAAAATTAACCACTAAAAACATCATCATTGCTACAGGTGGTAGACCTGTAGAATTACCAATACTTCCTTTCGATAAAAAACTTGTTATCGATAGTTCTCAGGCTCTTGAATTAACAGAGATACCTAAACGAATAGGGATTATTGGAGCTGGCGCTATTGGTTGCGAATTTGCATGTATCTGGAACAGTTTCGGTGCAGAAATTCATCTTGTCGAAATGATGCCCAATATCCTGCCAAAAGAAGACATAGAATTAACAAAAAGACTTGAATCCATTTTGAAAAAAGATGGGATACAAGTATACACTGGAAGCAAATTAAAAGATGCAACCGTAAACAAAAATAGTGTTCTTCTCACAATAGAAGGGGCTAAATCAACCCAAATAGAAGTAGATATGGTATTAGTATGTGTCGGAATGCGTTGCAATTCAGAATGCATACAGGACCCACTTCGTAGTGCATTAAAAATCAATAAAAAAGGTGGCATCGCAGTAAACGAGAAAATGGAAACAGGCGTTCCAGGCGTTTATGCTATTGGCGATGTTATTGACCGAACATGGCTGGCACACGGGGCTTCCAACGAGGGTATCGTTGCAGCTACTAACGCTACAGGTGGAAATCGAAAAATGAATTATCGGGCAATACCTGCATGTACATTCACTTTCCCTGAACTTGCCAGTGTTGGTATTTCAGAAGAAAAAGCGAAAGAACAAAATCTCGAGATAAAAATTGGACGGTTCTCTTTCTCTGCAAATGGAAGAGCACATTCAATTGGCGAACCTGAAGGTCTGGTAAAAATTATCGGTGATAGTCGAACAGATGAAATCTTGGGAGTCCATATATTGGGGCACGAAGCAGGTGAACTTATTGCCACAGCCAGTGTCGCTATTTCGTTAGAAAGCACAGTAGAAGAGTTAGTCGATACTATATTTACACATCCTACCTTATCCGAAACGATAATGGAGGCAAGTGAAGACTATTACGGAATAAGTATCCATACCCCTAAGAAAAAAACTTAAAACAGTGTCATTTTCCTTTATAATCACAAAGAATTATTAGTAGAATAATAGGTAAATATTTATCTATAAAGAGAATTAAAAATGTCAAATGAATACAGATATATATCTAAATCAAAAAGAGACCATATAACAATCCTCATTTTCCTGCTCTTATTCCCAGCAGTTATCCTTGCAATTGACATCTCCAACCAACGTGTCTCTGGAAACTACTATTCCTTATACAATAACCCTATATGGA
This sequence is a window from Candidatus Hydrogenedens sp.. Protein-coding genes within it:
- a CDS encoding Gfo/Idh/MocA family oxidoreductase; translation: MKKVGFGIIGCGNIGPVHAAAIQAVPCARLVAVSDVVEKNALRLANQYNAEPYTDYKKMLERKDIQAVCICVPSGLRAEIAENCAEAGKHILSEKPLEVTTKRIDRIIKSADKYNVLLGCIFQSRFAEGSRLIKQAIEQNRFGKLVLGDAYIKWFRSKEYYASASWRGTWKLDGGGALMNQGIHQIDLLLWFMGPVKRVFAQTQCIAHEGLEVEDLATATLEFKNGAYGVIEGSTAIWPGHPARVEVHGSEGSAVLEDGKLIFWKFSMRKPIDAKVEKSMSKESELGSGASDPLAALKIEGHRRQIEDFAQAILKGRKPAVDGREARHAVELIECIYKSARLGKYVNL
- a CDS encoding mannitol dehydrogenase, whose translation is MKLAVQFGAGNIGRGFLGQLFYESGYHTIFVDVVPELVHNINQLKMYPIKIVGETEQIITVQNIQAVLLSQVDEVVTYVETADIIATAVGAKGVADVSSILAKGIINRLNKTEIKPLNIIICENLPEPKQTFYKAITSHLPKELIQRFDENIGLVEASIGRMVPIIRHEDLKEHPLLIRVEEYCELPVDKDALKGEIPNIKGMKLCRPFSAYVHRKLYVHNLTHAVCAYLGKLKNYKYIWESVEDETIRNIAKKAGLESAQAIHKLDGLPYEELDQYIDDLLKRYNNRGLGDQIERVARDPIRKLGPGERLIGPGMYCIRAGINPEHVSLGIAGAIYYNGEDETSQELIECRKNYGDEWVLKNICKIDIINPLYELVINSIQKLKDMNLITPK
- a CDS encoding dihydrolipoamide acetyltransferase family protein; translated protein: MFEVKMPKLGQTVEEATIVQWLKKEGEPVKEGEPLFTVQTDKAEIEVESPTSGILLKILVEAGIEVPVLSVIALIGEENEAIPSEYMSGSPSVPTKEAIPSDEKSPQQKEEVPKESSTQKTDTIRTESYHSGKVIASPRAKKTASDANIPLELVTGSGVGGRIMSSDVQNALSNVPKATPVAKKLAEQEGIDLRTVSGTGPHGKITKEDIEKAKLIPKKEPSPVSSLPETLQRIPLTPMRKIIAERMSQSIHIAPHYYITVEIDMTNAKSLRSQLPFKVSFNDIVLYAVVRTLREFPSVNVQWGGDCIIQMPDINLGVAVALPQGLIVPVIKKAQELSLEGLSKAAKELITKAQNNKLLPDDYTGNTFTVSNLGPYGVDHFTAIINQPDSAILAVGQIKERPTVVDGGIFIRPIMKVTMSCDHRVIDGALGGQFMGRFREILESADFM
- the lpdA gene encoding dihydrolipoyl dehydrogenase gives rise to the protein MPDYDVIIVGAGPGGYVSAIRSAQRGAKTAVIEKKYLGGVCLNIGCIPTKTLINTAGLYRKLKKATEFGISVENLQLDLNQLKLRKNKVISLNTGGIERLFKSYNIDWIKGEAIINKPNEVDVEGKKLTTKNIIIATGGRPVELPILPFDKKLVIDSSQALELTEIPKRIGIIGAGAIGCEFACIWNSFGAEIHLVEMMPNILPKEDIELTKRLESILKKDGIQVYTGSKLKDATVNKNSVLLTIEGAKSTQIEVDMVLVCVGMRCNSECIQDPLRSALKINKKGGIAVNEKMETGVPGVYAIGDVIDRTWLAHGASNEGIVAATNATGGNRKMNYRAIPACTFTFPELASVGISEEKAKEQNLEIKIGRFSFSANGRAHSIGEPEGLVKIIGDSRTDEILGVHILGHEAGELIATASVAISLESTVEELVDTIFTHPTLSETIMEASEDYYGISIHTPKKKT